The Candidatus Effluviviaceae Genus I sp. genome segment CGTACGTCGGCTTGCCGCGCTCGGTGAGACCGTAGTTGTAGGCGTTCAGCGTCGCATGCCCGAGCGTCACGCCGCCGGCGAAGTTCGTGGGGCCCGTTTCCGCGAGATACACCGTGTTGGACTGGAACCAGTTGCCCGGAGAGGTCGCCGCGATCCGTCCGGTGTTCCCGTCGATGTCCACGCCCATCTCATGCGATCCGCCACCGAGGTCCATCGCCAGGTCGCCGGCGCGCACGACCGAACCGAGGTACGACACGCCCGTCGGGACCTTGAAGGAGGTCACGACGGCGATGTAGGCATGGTCGGCGTCGTTGTCGAAGTAGATCGCCTCGATGTCGAACAGCTCGCCGCCGTGCGGCGTTCTCCCGAAGTACGTGCTCCAGTTGTCGTCCACGAAGTAGTCCGCCGTGGACGAGACCGGCGCCCAGCTGTGATTGAACGTCCCTGTCCCCCCCACGGAGAGCGTCACACCGAACCAGTCGCTGAGAAGCCCGGCGCTTGCAGGAACGGCGGCGGCAACGACCGCGGCCATCGCGACGAGGATGATCAGGGTCCTCATGATGCGGCCTCCTTCGAGTGTCCGAGCAATGACAATGGGTTCTTATCCGCCTATTGTCAATACTAGCATGGGGGCCGACTTCTAGACAAGAGCAATCTTGTGTGCTTGTGGGGCGCAACGAGCAACTCGCTGTGGCATAAGATGTTACAGGCGCGAGAATCTGCCGGGAGTCCTATCGGAGAGCCACGATCTTCCTCTTCGCCACGGCGCCTCCCGACTCGACCGCGCACACGTAGGCCCCGGACGACGCCGGCACCCCGTCGCCGGTCGTGAGGTCCCACGTCGCGGAGTGCGGGCCCGCGGAGAACACGTCGTCGGCGATGACCCGGACGAGGCGCCCGCCCACGGTGTAGACGGCGACTCGGGCGTGCCCCGCCTCGGGGAGAAGGAACGCGAGCGCGGCATCCTGCACGGCCGGGTTCGGCCACACTGCGAGCGACAGGGTTGCGACGACACCGCCGTTCAGCGATGACACCATCGTCGCGTCATCACCCTCTCCAGGGAGAACGGCATGCGGTGTCCCGGGGGCCGAGTCCCTCCTCGTCGGAGCGGTCGTGAAGCTGTCAGCTGCGGTCGCCGCGAACGCGCATGCCTCGTCAACGGCGCACACCCTGTAGTGGTACACGGTGTTCGGCGCAAGCCCGCTGACCTCCACCTGATAGCTGCTCCCGCCGGCAGGCATCCCGGGCCACACGCCCACGGGTTCCGGGTTGCCTGCAAGCTCCACCCAGGTCGAGCAGGGCCGGTCGGTCGCCCATCGGAGGACCGCCCTCGTGTCCTGCACCGTGTCGGCCCGCGCCCGCGTGATCGTGGGAGCCTTGAGCTCAGGGGCGAGCACGACGTCGAAGCCCGGCGTCCGGAAGAACCCCGGAGCGCACGCGGCGGTGTCCGCGCCGCACGCGCTCATGGCCACGAACGCGTACTCCGCCTCAGGGACGACCGGCCCGACCAGCACGCGGTGGTTCACCACGAGCGTGGTGTCGACCGGCGTTTCGAGGTCAAGGACTCCCCGGATCCCGTATCGGACCTTGGACGTCGCGGGGCGGTCCGTGTCCCAGATGACCGTGACGTAGAACGACGAGACGGTCCGTGCCGAGACCCCCCAGATGATCGGCGGCCCCGTCTGCGCGAGCGGGAGCGTCTCGAACAGCGTCTCCACAGGAACGGCCGGCACTCCTTCGGCGCTGCTCGAGCGCGCCCGCACACGGTATGGGGTTCCCGGCGTCAGACCCTCGAGAGCGACCGCGTGGCTGGTCACAAGGTCCCCGTCGAGCGGCGTCAGGTTCCCGAGGTCCGGAGAGGGACCGTACTCGACCTGGGACGTGGCGGGAGCGTCGGTCGTCCATGCGATCGTCGCCGAGGTCGGCGTGACGTCGAGGACCTCGAGGTGCGAGATGACGGGCGCGCCCGATGCGAGGACCGTCACGACGATCCCGCCGCCCGGAAGCCCGTCGTCGTCTACGGTGAACGCCAGGATTCCGAGTTCATCCGACTCGACCGAGACGGCACTCGAGGGCGCGCCGTTCAGGATCACCGAGAAGGACGTCTGGGGGGACATGCCCACGAGCACGTGAGAGGTCACGGCGCGAGTGGTGCCGTCGGCGACGGCGGCGGCGGAGCTGAACCATAGAGCGGCCGCGGCCGCCAGTGCGGCCGCGGCGCGCTCTCGCCCTGATGCTCGACATCCCATCGGAGCCTCTCGAGTGGCGAGTGAAGGACTTCAGGCGGGACCCGCGAGGCCGGAGGCGGGTGCATAGGGGGTTGCCAGATGCGTGGAAGACCCTTGGGCCAGCGGATGTGGGGGGATCCGCTCGACCCAGCGCGACCGAGGCTTCTTGGTATGCCTGCGCGGCCCCGCAAGGTCCCGCTTCACCTGAGTTCCTTTGTCAAACGCCGGAGGCTCGACCTGCACTTGCTGAGATGCACAAACTGTGCCGGGTGGGAGGTTACATCAGTGAAACAACGAAGAAGCCCGGCCGCCACTGCGACCGGGCTTCGTGGGAACACCAACCGCGCTGTGTCCGCCGGGACCGCTCTTACCTGAAGGACGGCCTCGGCGTGGCGGAGACAACGTTGGACAGCGAGCGCGCCCCGAACGAGTCAACCACAGCGACCTCGTACCAGTACACGACCGTCTCCAGAAGCGAGGTGTGCGTGTAGAACGTCTCGCTCGGGACGGTGATGCGCGCGAGGACGCGCTTCTCGCCGGTGCTCGGGGGACTTGGGGGAACCTGTTCCCAGCCTATGACCTCGTACTCCAGGAAGTCGTCCTCCTGGCTCCGGGACCAGCTGAGAACGAGCGAGGTGCTGTCCGGCGACCACGGTGTGTAGAGCTCCACCGGATCCGGGGGCTCGTTCGCAAGCGTCGTGCCGGACCGCTCGTTGCTGATGGTGGACAGCCCGATGGCGTCGAACACGTACACAGCGTAGTGGTAGGTGCGATCGGGCTCAAGCCCCGTGTCCGTGAACTCGGTGTCGTTGGCGTCCCGTATGTCGGCGATGAGCCTGCGCTGCGGGGACGTTGCCACGCCAGGAACGGGAGACCTGTAGAGCTTGTACCGCGCGAAGTCGGCATCGTTGCTCCGGCTCCAGGAGAGCGCGATGCTCCGCTTCGACAGCGCCACCGGCAGAGCGAGCGTCACGGCGTTCGGCGGCGTCTGGATCGTCACGGTCCCCGGCGCCAGCGCGGTCGGCGCGTCGTTCCCCACCTCGTCGATGAACCCGCCGTGCACCGCGGCGTTCACGACTTCGACGCCGTGCTCGACCGCGTAGTCGCGCTCGTACACGCCGTTGCCGGCCTGCGCGTCTCCATGGGTTCCGTCGTCGTAGAGCGTGATCCCCGACACGGACGACCCGAGGGTCACCCACGCGGTGCCGTGGGGCTCCCCCGCCGAGACGCTGAAGTGGATGACGTCTCCGGCCTGCTTCACGAGGCCGCCCGTGTCCTCGGTCACCGACGAGATCGCGGCCCGCGTGTCGAGCTCGATGTCGTCGCTGACGACCAGCGACTGGCTGTCACCGGAGTCCCGGAACTGGGCGTACACCGTCTTCACGCCGTCGCCCGCCGGGAGCTGCCACGAGTAGTTGGCCTGATACGGCACCCACGGGGACCCGTCGACCGAGGCCGAGTTCGAGACCCTCATGAGCTCGGTCGTCGACGGGGCGGACATCGTGATCGTGACGTCACGAGTGGACGTCTTCGGCCTGCCGCCGGCGATCAGGATGCCGAACGCGCGCGGCGTGACCGAAAGCGGGCGCGAGAGCCGTCCCTCGAGGCCCAGCACGTTCACGCCGGAGACTTTGTAGGAGTACTCCTGGCCGTTGCGCACACCCGAGTCCTCACAGCGCCTCCTCGTCACGGTGCGGAGCAGCTCGTAGTCCTCCTCCTCGCCGGCCTCGACCGCCCAGCGATAGACCCTGTAGCTCGCCACGCCGGTCGTGTCGTCCATCGCCCACGAGAGGACCACCAGCCGGTCGGACACGACCGCCGTGAGCCCGGTCGGCTTCCCCGGGATCCCCGACGACGTGCCGGGGTTGTCCGGGTCGAGCGGGTTGTCGTGGTCGGGCGACGCGAGTTCGCGGAAGCAGCCTGTCAGGGCCGCCGCGCCCAGCGCCGCCAGAAGGACAGCGAACCCAATGCGCCTCTTCATCGGGGGAACCTCCAGGGTGTCGCTAGAACCCGAACGCGACGCCGAACGTGGTCCGGTCCGCGTCCATGGACGCGAAGAACCCGGGCCCAGGGCCGTCGGTGACCGCGAAGCGGCCCTCTCCATACGAGGGAAACAGCAGCGTCGCGTCCAGCACGTTCACCAGCCAGATGGCGGCCGCCGCGTAGGACCACCGCTTCCGCTGCTCGTGCCACGTGTTGAGATCGTCGTAACGGCGCAACAGCTCGGCGTACTTCTCCTGGATGTCGTCGATCTGCGTCGCGGCGTCGTACGCCGCAGCGGCGGCGTTGTACCGCTCCTCCGCGGTCTGGCGCTTCGCGTCCGTCCACAGGACGCCGGCCAGCGCCGCCGCCTGCGCGACGGCGAACGCCGCTCCTTTGCCGCCCTGTCCCGTGTAGTGCTGGCCCCAGCCCGGCAGGATCGCCGATCGGAACCCCGCGCGGAGCGGGGTCTTCCTCACCATGCGGATGGACAGCGAGTCCGTCCGCGTGGCGGAGAGAACCACGTACCCCTCCCACATCTCGTGCCCCGCCTTGAACGCCCGCACCTCGTACGCGCCCCAGAGCGGCCTGTCCAGCCGCCACGGCGTGACGCCGCGCAGCACGTGCTCCCCGGACAGCTCGACCACCGCTCCCGGAGGCTGCGATGTGATCACGAGCCCGCCGGTCTGCGCACCCGCGCTGCCGGGCAGCGCGAGCGAGGCCGCCGCGAGCGTGAGAAGGAACAGGAGTGGCATGCCGCGAACCATGGGTCGCCCCCTCGCTGTCGTGGGCCGGTGTTGCCGCCGAGGCACCCGTCGCCCCCGCGGGCAGGGGCCATTCTAGGGAGCGTCCTCAGCGCTGTCAAGGCGGCTGGCCGGCGCGTCACGCCGGCAGCCGAGCCCGAGCGTCGGCTATCCGGCGTGCTGCCTCGGGCGGCCCTTGAACCGGGTGGCCGTGATCCCGTGCTTCCTCATGAGGTCGTAGAGCGTCGGCCTGCTCACGCCGATGGCCCTTGCCGCCCGGGAGACGTTCCCGCCCGTCTCCCGCAGCGCGCTCTCCAGGAGCTCGCGCTCGGCCCCGTTCCTGACCTCGGTGAGCGTGTGCTCCCGGCCGTTCGCCGCGTCGCCGGGAAGGCCCAGGTCGGTGGCCGACACGAGCCGCCCCCGCGCCATGATGACGGCGCGCCGCACGCGCGCCTCGACCTCCGTGACGTTCTCCGGCCAGTCGTGCGCCAGCATCGCCCGCTCGGCCGCCTTCGTGAACCCGACCGTCCGACGCCCCTCCGCGAGCGCAGCCGACTCGAGCGCCGCCTCGGCCAGGGCGAGAACGTCCATCTGACGCTCCCGCACGGGGGGGAGCGGGATCGCGATGACGGCCAGCCTGCAGTACAGATCGCCGCGGAAACGCCCGGTACGCGCATCGCTGTCGAGCGGGCTGTCGGACGACGCGACGATCCGCGCGTCCCGCCCCGGCTCGACGGACGCGAGAAACGCGGCAAGCCTCGCCTGCGCCGACGGCGGAAGCGACCGGAGGTTCGCGATGTAGAGCGTCCCGTCTCGCGCCTCCGCGAGCAGCCCGCCGGGCGGCCGCCCGTTCGATGCCGGCCCGAACACGTCATCCTCCATGGCCCGCTCGGGCAGCGCCGAAGCGTCCACCGCCACGAACGGCCCCCCGGCGCGCGCCGAGAGCTCGTGGATCGTCCTCGCGGCCCGCCGCTTCCCCGTCCCCGACTCCCCGATGAGGAGCACCGGAGCGTCCGTCGCCGCGGCGGTCCTGATGAGCGCGAGCGCCTCGGCCATCGCCGGACAGGAGCCCACCATGCCACGCGGGCCCTCGACGCGCCGATCTGCCTCCTCAGGCTCGCCCGTCCCCTCGAGGTCGCGCACCCGGATCGCGCGCCGCAGGAGGACGAGAAGCTCACCGACGTCCACCGGCTTCTCGCAGTAGTCGAATGCGCCGAGGTCGATCGCGCGGACGGCGTGCTCCCGCTGCGTGCTGCCGGTGAGCATCACGACCTTCGGGGGACGGCGGCACTCCTGCGCCGCCGCGAGGATGTCGAGCCCCTCCTCGGACTCCCCCGGCCTTGCCGTGAGCGACAGGTCGAGCGTGACGACGTCCGGGGAGCGCTCGCGGAGCTCCCGAAGCGCGTCCGCCGCCGTGGCGGCCGACGACACGTCGTACTCGTCGGACAGCGCCCAGCCGAGCTGCGAGCGGATGACCGCGTCGTCGTCCACGATGAGCACGCGCCTGCGTTCCGCCATCGTCACCTCGTAGCCTCCGGCCCGCGCGGCGATGCGCCGCCCGACCTCGCTCAGCCGGCCTGAGGCAGGACGATCTCGAAGACCGCCCCGCGCGCGCCGTTGAACGCCCGGATCCCGCCGCCGCAGCTCCTCACGAGCTCCCGGCAGTGGTACAACCCGATCCCGAGGCCGCCTTCCTTCGTGGTCCTGAACGGCCTGAACAGCGCGCCGCTCTCGATGAGCCGTTCCGGGATCCCCGGACCGTTGTCCGAGACCCTGACCACCACGCTGGCATTGCCGCAGCGTTCCGCGTGGATGTCGATCTGGCCATGCCCGTCCAGCGCCTCGCGCGCGTTCCGGAGCAGATTGCGCAGCACGATCGCGACGTCGCCGCGCGCGGCCGCGACGGCGAGGTCCTCGGGCACCGACATGCGCACGACGACCGGCGACGTCGGTCCCCCCAGCCCCGCCCCGTCGATCGCCTCGCGCACGGCGTCCGCGAGCCCGGAACGCGCCGCGGCGGCCTGCTCGCCCTGCGCGCCGCCCACGCGGGCGACGATGCGCTCCATCGAGCCGATGGACTCGGCGATCGCCTCGAGACAGCTCGCCCTGAACTCGGGGTCCTCGAGCCGCGTCCTGGCGTTCCCAAGCAGCATCGAGAGCCCGGTGATGCAGTTCTTGAGATCGTGCACGACGAACGCGGAGACCCTGTGCAGGGTCTCGAGCTCCCTGCCTTCCGCCATCCGCGTCGCGAGCCGCGCCGCAAGGAGCGCGTTGCCGGCCTGAAGCCCGATGGTCGTGAGCAGATCGAGGTCCTCGCTCGTGTGCCCGCCCGCGCGCCGCGGCCCGACGAGCACGATCCCGACAAGCTCCGCGCCGGCGAGGAGCGGACCGGCGATCTCGTGGCCCGAGCGCTCGAGCGCCTCGGCGTGGCGCCCGGCCCACGCGCGCAGCTCGCGCTCGCCGCCGCCGATCCTCACGGCGGCCCGCCGCGCGTCCAGGACCCCGAGGAGCGCGTCGTCCCCCAGCGCGTCGCTCAACCGGGCGTCGAACGCGCGGTCGCCGAAGAACAGGGGGCCCCGCGCCT includes the following:
- a CDS encoding PEP-CTERM sorting domain-containing protein, producing the protein MRTLIILVAMAAVVAAAVPASAGLLSDWFGVTLSVGGTGTFNHSWAPVSSTADYFVDDNWSTYFGRTPHGGELFDIEAIYFDNDADHAYIAVVTSFKVPTGVSYLGSVVRAGDLAMDLGGGSHEMGVDIDGNTGRIAATSPGNWFQSNTVYLAETGPTNFAGGVTLGHATLNAYNYGLTERGKPTYVFELTLDRSLIGGADGDAIGLLWTMGCRNDVIRLTGSFDGGETPPVPEPGTLMLLGTGLLGMVGLVRRRRG
- a CDS encoding PEGA domain-containing protein, whose product is MVRGMPLLFLLTLAAASLALPGSAGAQTGGLVITSQPPGAVVELSGEHVLRGVTPWRLDRPLWGAYEVRAFKAGHEMWEGYVVLSATRTDSLSIRMVRKTPLRAGFRSAILPGWGQHYTGQGGKGAAFAVAQAAALAGVLWTDAKRQTAEERYNAAAAAYDAATQIDDIQEKYAELLRRYDDLNTWHEQRKRWSYAAAAIWLVNVLDATLLFPSYGEGRFAVTDGPGPGFFASMDADRTTFGVAFGF
- a CDS encoding sigma-54-dependent Fis family transcriptional regulator — encoded protein: MAERRRVLIVDDDAVIRSQLGWALSDEYDVSSAATAADALRELRERSPDVVTLDLSLTARPGESEEGLDILAAAQECRRPPKVVMLTGSTQREHAVRAIDLGAFDYCEKPVDVGELLVLLRRAIRVRDLEGTGEPEEADRRVEGPRGMVGSCPAMAEALALIRTAAATDAPVLLIGESGTGKRRAARTIHELSARAGGPFVAVDASALPERAMEDDVFGPASNGRPPGGLLAEARDGTLYIANLRSLPPSAQARLAAFLASVEPGRDARIVASSDSPLDSDARTGRFRGDLYCRLAVIAIPLPPVRERQMDVLALAEAALESAALAEGRRTVGFTKAAERAMLAHDWPENVTEVEARVRRAVIMARGRLVSATDLGLPGDAANGREHTLTEVRNGAERELLESALRETGGNVSRAARAIGVSRPTLYDLMRKHGITATRFKGRPRQHAG